The following coding sequences lie in one Stenotrophomonas rhizophila genomic window:
- a CDS encoding Tex family protein yields MPDIKLAQQIAQTIADEIGAQPAQARAAIALLDEGASVPFIARYRKEVTGGLDDTQLRNLETRLTYLRELEDRRAAVLSSIDEQGKLTDDLRNEILGADTKSRLEDLYLPYKPKRRTRAQIAREAGLEPLADGLLADPNLDPQVFGATFVDADKGVADTKAALEGARAILMERWGEDAALVGELRSWLGENGVIRARVAEGKEEQGAKYRDYFEHAESLAKIPSHRLLALFRARREEILFLELDPGTEAEAGHVYAEGRVAYKAGIADAGRPGDRWLLDACRLTWRAKLHMHLLLDLFNQAREKAEAEAIAVFGDNLKDLLLAAPAGPKSVLGLDPGIRTGCKIAVVDATGKLVATDTIYPHEPRRQWDQSLQTIKQLCMKHNVELIAIGNGTASRETDKLAGEAIKALGDSRLQKIVVSEAGASVYSASEFAAKEFPDLDVSIRGAVSIARRLQDPLAELVKIEPKAIGVGQYQHDVDQYRLARALDARVEDCVNAVGVEVNTASAALLSRVSGLSATVAENIVRHRDDNGPFKRRKDLLKVPRLGDKTFEQCAGFLRIADGDQPLDASSVHPEAYPVVERIVAATARPIKALIGDGSFLRGLKAEQFTDATFGVPTVRDILKELEKPGRDPRPEFKAARFAEGVEELKHLQPGMILEGVVSNVAAFGAFVDIGVHQDGLIHISALSDTYVKDPRDVVKAGDIVKVKVLEVDVARKRIALTRRLDDTPAPAKAPGERDARPAGGGRRDGGGGGGQRNGGRGAAPGPRPGSAAPPANNALADAFARAKRGG; encoded by the coding sequence ATGCCTGACATCAAGCTCGCCCAGCAGATCGCCCAGACCATCGCCGATGAAATCGGTGCCCAGCCTGCCCAGGCGCGTGCCGCCATCGCCCTGTTGGACGAAGGCGCCAGCGTCCCGTTCATTGCCCGCTACCGCAAGGAAGTCACCGGCGGCCTGGACGACACCCAGCTGCGCAACCTGGAAACCCGCCTGACCTACCTGCGCGAGCTGGAAGACCGCCGCGCCGCCGTGCTGTCCAGCATCGACGAACAGGGCAAGCTCACCGACGACCTCCGCAACGAGATCCTTGGCGCCGATACCAAGTCGCGCCTGGAAGATCTGTACCTGCCGTACAAGCCCAAGCGCCGCACCCGCGCCCAGATCGCGCGCGAAGCCGGGCTGGAACCGCTCGCTGATGGCCTGCTCGCCGATCCAAACCTGGACCCGCAGGTGTTCGGTGCCACCTTCGTCGATGCCGACAAGGGCGTGGCCGACACCAAGGCCGCGCTGGAAGGCGCGCGCGCAATCCTGATGGAGCGTTGGGGTGAAGACGCCGCGCTGGTCGGCGAGCTGCGCAGCTGGCTTGGCGAAAACGGGGTCATCCGTGCCCGTGTCGCCGAAGGCAAGGAAGAGCAGGGCGCCAAGTACCGCGACTACTTCGAACACGCCGAATCGCTGGCGAAGATTCCCTCGCACCGGCTGCTGGCGCTGTTCCGTGCGCGCCGCGAGGAAATCCTGTTCCTGGAACTGGACCCGGGCACCGAGGCCGAGGCTGGCCATGTGTATGCCGAAGGGCGGGTGGCCTACAAGGCCGGCATCGCCGACGCCGGCCGCCCCGGCGACCGCTGGCTGCTCGACGCCTGCCGCCTGACCTGGCGCGCCAAGCTGCACATGCACCTATTGCTGGACCTGTTCAACCAGGCCCGCGAGAAGGCCGAAGCCGAGGCGATCGCGGTGTTCGGCGACAACCTCAAGGACCTGCTGCTGGCCGCCCCGGCTGGCCCCAAGAGCGTGCTCGGGCTGGACCCGGGCATCCGCACCGGCTGCAAGATCGCCGTGGTCGATGCCACCGGCAAGCTGGTGGCCACCGACACCATCTACCCGCACGAACCGCGCCGGCAGTGGGACCAGTCGCTGCAGACGATCAAGCAGCTGTGCATGAAGCACAACGTGGAACTGATCGCGATCGGCAACGGCACCGCCAGCCGCGAAACCGACAAGTTGGCCGGGGAGGCCATCAAGGCACTCGGCGACAGCAGACTGCAGAAGATCGTGGTCAGCGAGGCCGGCGCGTCGGTGTACTCGGCCTCCGAATTCGCCGCCAAGGAGTTCCCGGACCTGGACGTGTCGATCCGCGGCGCGGTTTCCATTGCCCGTCGCCTGCAGGATCCGCTGGCCGAGCTGGTCAAGATCGAACCCAAGGCGATCGGCGTGGGCCAGTACCAGCACGACGTGGACCAGTACCGCCTGGCGCGCGCGCTGGATGCGCGGGTCGAAGACTGCGTCAACGCGGTCGGCGTGGAGGTCAACACCGCCTCGGCCGCGCTGCTGTCGCGCGTGTCCGGGTTGTCGGCCACGGTGGCCGAGAACATCGTGCGTCATCGCGACGACAACGGCCCGTTCAAGCGCCGCAAGGACCTGCTCAAGGTGCCGCGCCTGGGCGACAAGACCTTCGAACAGTGCGCCGGCTTCCTGCGCATCGCCGATGGCGACCAGCCGCTGGACGCGTCCTCGGTGCACCCGGAAGCCTACCCGGTGGTGGAGCGCATCGTGGCCGCCACCGCACGCCCGATCAAGGCGTTGATCGGCGATGGCAGCTTCCTGCGTGGGCTGAAGGCCGAACAGTTCACCGACGCCACCTTCGGCGTGCCGACCGTCCGCGACATCCTGAAGGAACTGGAAAAGCCCGGCCGCGACCCGCGCCCGGAGTTCAAGGCGGCGCGTTTCGCCGAGGGCGTGGAAGAACTCAAGCACCTGCAGCCGGGCATGATCCTGGAGGGCGTGGTCAGCAACGTGGCCGCGTTCGGTGCGTTCGTCGACATCGGCGTGCACCAGGACGGCCTGATCCACATCTCGGCGCTGTCGGACACCTACGTCAAGGACCCGCGTGATGTGGTCAAGGCCGGTGACATCGTCAAGGTGAAGGTGCTGGAGGTGGACGTGGCGCGCAAGCGCATCGCCCTGACCCGGCGCCTGGACGACACCCCGGCGCCTGCCAAGGCCCCGGGCGAGCGCGATGCCCGGCCTGCCGGTGGCGGTCGCCGTGATGGCGGTGGCGGGGGCGGGCAGCGCAATGGCGGCCGTGGCGCCGCCCCGGGCCCGCGCCCGGGCAGTGCCGCGCCGCCGGCCAACAACGCCCTGGCCGACGCCTTCGCCCGCGCCAAACGCGGCGGCTGA
- a CDS encoding GNAT family N-acetyltransferase produces MTLAAGLKCIPHPPSVAEYRDLRVRAGLSPKTLEAATLGLPHTVFGVSIREGDQLLAMGRLVGDRGCFLQVVDIAVVPERQGQGLGKAVMRELDAWLQAHAVGAYVSLIADGDAHRLYAQFGFALTAPRSVGMAKVVR; encoded by the coding sequence ATGACCCTAGCTGCTGGTCTGAAGTGCATTCCCCATCCGCCCAGCGTGGCCGAGTACCGCGATCTGCGGGTGCGCGCGGGGCTGAGCCCGAAAACATTGGAGGCGGCCACGCTGGGCCTGCCCCATACGGTGTTCGGGGTCAGCATCCGCGAGGGCGATCAGCTGCTGGCGATGGGCCGCCTGGTGGGCGACCGCGGCTGCTTCCTGCAGGTGGTGGACATCGCGGTGGTGCCCGAGCGGCAGGGCCAAGGGTTGGGCAAGGCGGTGATGCGTGAACTGGACGCGTGGCTGCAGGCCCATGCGGTAGGTGCGTACGTGAGCCTTATCGCCGATGGCGACGCGCACCGCCTGTATGCGCAGTTCGGCTTTGCGTTGACCGCGCCGCGATCGGTGGGCATGGCCAAGGTGGTGCGGTAG
- a CDS encoding PAS domain S-box protein produces MSHDPAGTAHGTDAALRDITERHRRLQMIIDGTGAGTWEWNVQDGRMWVNERWAQIVGYTRDELAPITPDTFFRLVHPDDLAQSNARLREHLEGRSPHYDSLCRMRHKDGHWIWVQDRGRVYEWDAHGQPQWMAGAHADVTDLQTARQDAANMRQRLQAVVDASDEVAVIATDIDGVVNLFNTGAQKLLGYTPAEVIGRVNPGLFHDPDEMMEYLRPQADADGRVPTVFEALTAHATQGTWSHQWTYVRKDGERRQVRLSISPLDASGGHRIGYVGMAVDITPLLEVREQAYLAAEKFAGAFSSAALGMALVSLEGRWLDVNDALCGILGYTRAELLAVDFQTLTHADDLNTDLALVADLLNGRRDHYHMDKRYLGKRGNIVWGRLSVSLVRSEHGEPLHFVSQIQDVTAQRQSSLQLRESEQRTRVTLDAVADMVLTLDLHGLIQYANAAATRALAGEGAAPLTGGQIQDVMELTTEYAPRSPLDIAVLLDPESNAVDLHSDLLLSVGAQLLPVDLTRAWLRAEDGQVSGAVWVIRDVTQQRARQREARHLAEVDPLTELSNRRGFEAHLQQAITRVARTGQSASLMFIDLDNFKPVNDSHGHLAGDAMLWAVANVLRHGVRDSDIVARLGGDEFAVILAGCSLKRARRIASDLLDGVRTLTIPWDLQRLSVGASIGIAAIGGSMSVDDAVAAADAQCYLAKAAGKNNVQVETPTMEGLDPLDVETTEGGEG; encoded by the coding sequence ATGAGCCACGATCCGGCCGGCACCGCGCACGGCACCGACGCGGCGTTGCGTGACATCACCGAGCGCCACCGGCGCCTGCAGATGATCATCGACGGCACCGGTGCCGGCACCTGGGAATGGAATGTCCAGGACGGCCGGATGTGGGTCAATGAACGCTGGGCGCAGATCGTGGGCTACACCCGCGACGAACTGGCACCAATCACCCCCGACACGTTTTTCCGGCTGGTCCACCCCGACGACCTGGCCCAGTCCAACGCGCGGCTGCGCGAACACCTGGAAGGGCGCTCGCCGCACTACGACAGCCTGTGCCGCATGCGCCACAAGGACGGCCACTGGATCTGGGTGCAGGATCGCGGCCGCGTCTACGAATGGGACGCGCACGGCCAGCCGCAGTGGATGGCCGGGGCGCACGCCGACGTCACCGACCTGCAGACTGCGCGGCAGGACGCGGCCAACATGCGCCAGCGCCTGCAGGCGGTGGTGGATGCCTCCGACGAAGTGGCGGTGATCGCCACCGACATCGATGGCGTGGTCAACCTGTTCAACACCGGGGCGCAGAAACTGCTGGGCTACACGCCCGCCGAGGTGATCGGGCGGGTCAACCCGGGCCTGTTCCATGACCCGGATGAAATGATGGAGTACCTGCGCCCGCAGGCCGATGCCGATGGCCGCGTGCCCACCGTCTTTGAAGCGCTCACCGCGCACGCCACGCAGGGCACCTGGTCGCACCAGTGGACGTACGTGCGCAAGGACGGCGAGCGCCGCCAGGTGCGGCTGTCGATCAGCCCGCTGGATGCCAGCGGTGGTCACCGGATCGGCTACGTCGGCATGGCGGTGGACATCACCCCGCTGCTGGAAGTCCGCGAGCAGGCGTACCTGGCGGCCGAAAAATTCGCCGGTGCGTTCTCTTCGGCCGCGCTCGGCATGGCGCTGGTGTCGCTGGAAGGGCGCTGGCTGGATGTCAACGACGCGCTGTGCGGCATCCTCGGCTACACGCGCGCCGAGCTGCTGGCAGTGGACTTCCAGACGCTCACCCATGCAGACGATCTCAATACCGACCTGGCCCTGGTCGCCGACCTGCTCAACGGGCGGCGCGACCACTACCACATGGACAAACGCTACCTGGGCAAGCGCGGCAACATCGTGTGGGGCCGGCTGTCGGTGTCGCTGGTGCGCTCCGAACACGGCGAGCCGCTGCACTTCGTGTCGCAGATCCAGGACGTCACCGCCCAGCGCCAGAGCAGCCTGCAACTGCGCGAATCCGAGCAGCGCACCCGCGTCACCTTGGATGCGGTGGCCGACATGGTGCTCACCCTGGATCTGCACGGGCTGATCCAGTACGCCAACGCCGCGGCTACCCGCGCGCTGGCCGGGGAGGGCGCCGCGCCCCTTACCGGCGGCCAGATCCAGGACGTAATGGAGCTGACCACCGAATACGCGCCCCGCTCGCCGCTGGACATTGCCGTGCTGCTCGACCCGGAGAGCAACGCGGTGGACCTGCATTCGGACCTGCTGCTGTCGGTGGGCGCGCAGCTGCTGCCGGTGGATCTCACCCGTGCCTGGCTGCGTGCCGAGGACGGCCAGGTCAGTGGCGCGGTCTGGGTGATCCGCGATGTGACCCAGCAACGCGCCCGCCAGCGCGAAGCGCGCCACCTGGCCGAGGTCGACCCGCTCACCGAACTGAGCAACCGCCGCGGGTTCGAAGCCCACCTGCAGCAGGCCATCACCCGGGTCGCCCGGACCGGGCAGTCGGCCTCGCTGATGTTCATCGACCTGGACAACTTCAAGCCGGTCAACGACAGCCATGGCCACCTCGCCGGCGATGCCATGCTATGGGCGGTGGCCAACGTGCTGCGCCACGGCGTGCGCGATTCGGACATCGTGGCGCGGCTGGGCGGCGACGAGTTCGCGGTGATCCTGGCCGGTTGCTCGCTCAAGCGTGCCCGTCGCATCGCCAGCGACCTGCTGGACGGCGTACGGACGCTGACCATTCCCTGGGACCTGCAGCGGCTCAGCGTCGGCGCCAGCATCGGCATCGCCGCGATCGGCGGCAGCATGAGCGTGGACGACGCGGTGGCCGCGGCCGATGCGCAGTGCTACCTGGCCAAGGCGGCAGGCAAGAACAATGTGCAGGTGGAGACGCCGACCATGGAAGGGCTGGACCCGCTGGACGTCGAGACCACCGAGGGCGGGGAAGGCTGA
- a CDS encoding SOS response-associated peptidase family protein — protein sequence MCYSAQIRADYTKLVREYGAMMSLDEFAQLYAHDAGKQRPKTPKAMDDGFAGARTAQGQDIVAKIQQWHAEEMQALDAEIRVQGERRDAAHASLAARPTQKARNEARIAGNRVERAQARLDDLRRTGLLPRDSRIFPGVYAPVIVSERGQRVIKPMRYQCRLPDTPARHDTLYPGTYNARRDSLGGYWKPAFGHCHGVVVVQSFYEHVPRHALEQRALSPGEKASNVVLEFRPQPPRDLLIACLWSEWEGPEGRLLSFAAITDEPPRDIAAAGHDRCIIPIRPDNLDAWLNPDPNDLDALYRILDDREPVSYAHTEAA from the coding sequence ATGTGTTACTCCGCCCAGATCCGCGCCGATTACACCAAGCTGGTGCGGGAATACGGCGCCATGATGTCGCTGGACGAATTCGCCCAGCTCTATGCCCACGATGCCGGCAAGCAACGTCCGAAAACACCCAAGGCGATGGACGACGGCTTTGCCGGCGCGCGCACCGCGCAGGGCCAGGACATCGTGGCGAAGATCCAGCAGTGGCATGCCGAGGAAATGCAGGCGCTGGACGCGGAGATCCGCGTGCAGGGCGAGCGCCGCGATGCCGCTCACGCCAGCCTGGCGGCGCGCCCCACGCAGAAGGCACGCAATGAGGCGCGTATCGCTGGCAACCGGGTCGAACGCGCGCAGGCGCGGCTGGATGACCTGCGGCGCACCGGGCTGCTGCCGCGCGACAGTCGCATCTTTCCTGGCGTGTATGCACCGGTGATCGTGTCCGAGCGCGGCCAACGCGTGATCAAGCCGATGCGCTATCAGTGCCGTCTGCCGGACACGCCGGCCCGCCACGACACGCTGTACCCCGGCACCTACAACGCGCGCCGCGACAGCCTGGGCGGATACTGGAAGCCCGCGTTCGGGCATTGCCATGGCGTGGTGGTGGTGCAGTCGTTCTACGAACACGTGCCGCGGCATGCGCTGGAGCAACGCGCCCTCTCGCCCGGCGAGAAGGCCAGCAACGTGGTGCTGGAATTCCGTCCGCAGCCACCGCGCGACCTGCTCATCGCCTGCCTGTGGTCGGAGTGGGAAGGACCGGAGGGGCGGCTGCTGTCCTTTGCGGCCATCACCGACGAGCCGCCGCGCGATATCGCCGCGGCCGGCCATGACCGCTGCATCATCCCGATCCGGCCGGACAACCTGGATGCCTGGCTGAACCCGGACCCCAACGATCTTGATGCGCTGTATCGCATCCTGGATGACCGTGAGCCGGTCAGTTACGCCCACACCGAAGCGGCGTGA
- a CDS encoding heavy metal-responsive transcriptional regulator yields the protein MNIGQLARQAGVPVDTVRYYERQQLLPTARRSAGGYRVFGDTDLTRLQFIRRAKALGFTLDEIAALLSLSDQRGPDMARVRDTAVEKLTDIERRITELQSMHGALKTLVDACPGHGELVHCPILSALTGSRQ from the coding sequence ATGAACATCGGACAGCTCGCACGCCAGGCGGGCGTGCCAGTCGACACCGTGCGGTATTACGAACGCCAGCAGCTGCTGCCCACCGCACGACGCAGTGCCGGCGGCTACCGCGTGTTCGGCGATACCGACCTGACCCGGCTGCAGTTCATCCGCCGCGCCAAGGCACTCGGCTTCACCCTGGACGAGATTGCCGCGCTGCTCAGCCTCAGCGACCAGCGCGGCCCTGACATGGCACGGGTACGTGACACGGCCGTAGAAAAACTGACCGACATCGAACGCCGCATTACCGAACTGCAATCCATGCATGGCGCGCTCAAGACATTGGTGGATGCCTGCCCCGGTCACGGCGAGCTGGTGCACTGCCCGATCCTGAGCGCGCTGACCGGGTCGCGGCAATAA
- a CDS encoding response regulator, which produces MSALQDLRVLVVENDEMSAALLQMQLAQAGAVVVGPAASVADSLRLLGQSEPQVALLDYRLANNETSEPVAAALSARGIPFVLATGMAPDHLPAVFRTGVMLTKPYLTAELNAALERALQAASVAS; this is translated from the coding sequence ATGAGCGCATTGCAGGATCTTCGGGTACTCGTGGTCGAGAACGACGAAATGAGTGCGGCCCTGCTGCAGATGCAGCTGGCCCAGGCCGGCGCGGTCGTCGTCGGCCCGGCGGCGTCGGTTGCCGATTCGCTGCGCCTGCTCGGCCAGAGCGAGCCCCAGGTGGCGCTGCTGGATTACCGGCTGGCCAATAATGAAACCAGTGAGCCGGTCGCGGCCGCCTTGAGCGCCCGGGGCATTCCGTTCGTGCTGGCTACCGGCATGGCGCCGGATCACCTGCCGGCGGTGTTCCGCACCGGCGTCATGCTGACCAAGCCGTACCTCACCGCGGAACTGAACGCGGCGTTGGAACGCGCGCTGCAGGCCGCATCGGTCGCCAGCTGA
- a CDS encoding GlxA family transcriptional regulator, translating into MDAPFTPLSPLPRPASSALMEVAVLEYPGSLRAAAPVLSELAQRCNRTAAAGKRQGARMLVTRWTLSPRGVQRVAGAELFGDALPALIVVPGNEPSWPLPPPDERLLAWLRDSHEGGSVLAGCDEGGLMLAGSGVLAGRTVSLPDLARCPSLATVVPSWNLGERALVDDGDLLTASGPDAWKYLSLRLLARVYGQTVMTAAIQQLQLTIPRAVQDDLERFSPNFAHGDRGILKAQRWLHTIAARGVTLQDICDSAGLEPRTLQRRFLKATGLRPIEYCQRLRIAKAQLMLQAGGEIDEVSWAVGYSDQSAFRRLFLRIVGLTPSRYRRQLVAQRRERARHPAVDVAAEPMRSAA; encoded by the coding sequence ATGGATGCACCGTTCACCCCCTTGTCCCCCTTGCCGCGGCCGGCATCGTCGGCGCTGATGGAAGTTGCCGTGCTGGAATACCCGGGCAGCCTTCGGGCCGCAGCGCCGGTGCTGTCCGAATTGGCACAGCGCTGCAACCGCACTGCGGCGGCGGGAAAGCGCCAGGGCGCGCGGATGCTGGTAACGCGCTGGACCTTGTCCCCGCGCGGCGTGCAGCGGGTGGCGGGTGCGGAGTTGTTCGGCGACGCGCTGCCGGCCCTCATCGTGGTGCCGGGCAATGAACCCAGCTGGCCGCTGCCGCCGCCCGACGAGCGTCTGCTTGCCTGGCTGCGTGACAGCCACGAAGGTGGCAGCGTGCTGGCCGGCTGTGACGAAGGCGGCCTGATGCTGGCCGGCAGTGGCGTGCTGGCCGGGCGCACGGTGAGCTTGCCCGACCTGGCGCGCTGCCCGTCGCTGGCTACCGTGGTGCCCAGCTGGAACCTGGGCGAGCGTGCGCTGGTGGACGACGGCGACCTGCTCACGGCGTCCGGCCCCGATGCCTGGAAGTATCTGAGCCTGCGCCTGCTGGCCCGCGTGTACGGCCAGACCGTGATGACCGCCGCCATCCAGCAGTTGCAGTTGACGATCCCGCGCGCGGTGCAGGACGACCTGGAGCGGTTCAGCCCCAACTTCGCCCACGGCGATCGCGGCATCCTCAAGGCGCAGCGCTGGCTGCATACCATTGCCGCACGCGGGGTGACCCTGCAGGACATCTGCGACTCTGCCGGGCTGGAGCCGCGTACCTTGCAACGACGCTTCCTCAAGGCAACCGGGCTGCGTCCGATCGAATACTGCCAGCGCCTGCGCATCGCCAAGGCGCAGCTGATGCTGCAGGCCGGTGGTGAAATCGATGAAGTGTCCTGGGCGGTGGGCTACTCGGACCAGAGCGCGTTCCGTCGTCTGTTCCTGCGCATCGTCGGCCTCACGCCGTCGCGCTATCGGCGGCAACTGGTCGCACAGCGCCGCGAACGCGCGCGCCATCCGGCTGTGGACGTGGCAGCAGAGCCGATGCGCTCGGCCGCGTAA
- a CDS encoding DUF4189 domain-containing protein: MSMTAGRSAVLLVALAAAGAANAASAVFYDTTTGVYGYSMNQRTVSAAVQQALGYCVQRSPNCASQASTTAPGFSAVYTGTRAVGFALSEKEDGAAQRKAEAMCRRQARDCVLALVWRETPPLTPDASAQAAVLQQRAASTAAAVAAANAAAAAETAAKAAAASRSTE; encoded by the coding sequence ATGTCAATGACAGCAGGACGCAGCGCAGTACTTCTGGTCGCACTGGCCGCGGCGGGCGCCGCCAACGCGGCGTCGGCCGTGTTTTACGACACCACTACCGGTGTTTACGGCTATTCGATGAACCAGCGCACCGTCAGCGCGGCAGTGCAGCAGGCGTTGGGCTACTGCGTGCAGCGTTCACCGAACTGTGCGAGCCAGGCAAGTACCACCGCCCCGGGATTCTCCGCGGTGTACACCGGCACCCGCGCCGTGGGTTTTGCGCTGTCTGAAAAAGAGGATGGCGCTGCCCAGCGCAAGGCCGAAGCGATGTGCCGTCGCCAGGCCCGGGATTGCGTTCTGGCGCTGGTGTGGCGCGAGACCCCGCCGCTGACGCCGGACGCGTCGGCGCAGGCCGCCGTGCTGCAACAACGGGCTGCGTCTACCGCTGCGGCGGTGGCTGCGGCCAATGCCGCTGCCGCTGCCGAAACCGCTGCCAAAGCGGCGGCTGCATCGAGATCCACTGAATGA
- a CDS encoding methyl-accepting chemotaxis protein, whose product MLTSGMHAHVQGRTDAASRPSLWQALKASVIAPGQARQSASAASQRRQCELEAQVAALHRVQAVIEFDLDGTILQANDNFLQAVGYRLDEIQGRHHAMFVEPALAQGQEYRDFWARLGRGEFDAGQYRRLGKGGREIWIQASYNPVLDGNGRPYKVVKFATDITAQMQQAADVSGQLAAINKSQAVIEFSLDGRILSANDNFLATTGYTLDEVRGQHHAMFVEPEHRQSPDYARFWEKLGRGEYDAGQYRRFGKGGREVWIQASYNPILDMNGRPFKVVKYATDITAQVRDSLAMQHAVAQTREVVAAAKGGDLTGHIATEDKNGPIAELCEGINALVEAMASIIAQIKFAADTIAVGASEIAEGNSDLSVRTEQQAASLEETAVSMKGLTATVQQTATNARQASELASGAVDVAAQGGHVVHEVVCTMALINESSRRIVDIIGVIDGIAFQTNILALNAAVEAARAGEHGRGFAVVASEIRSLSQRSAGAAKEIKQLIADSVEKVSAGTGQVESAGRTMDEIVVNVKRVSALISEISAVAQQQSESIGQIHQAVDHIDEGTQQNAALVEEASAAARSMEEQATQLLQTVAAFRVEAGAGIARQAIAAAGHGQPALRLV is encoded by the coding sequence ATGCTTACTTCAGGTATGCACGCGCATGTGCAAGGACGTACCGACGCCGCTTCCCGCCCTTCACTGTGGCAGGCCCTGAAAGCCAGCGTGATCGCGCCCGGCCAGGCACGACAGTCCGCCAGTGCCGCCAGCCAGCGCCGCCAGTGCGAGCTGGAAGCCCAGGTGGCTGCATTGCACCGGGTGCAGGCGGTGATCGAATTCGATCTGGACGGCACCATCCTGCAGGCCAACGACAACTTCCTGCAGGCCGTGGGCTACCGGCTCGATGAAATCCAGGGCCGGCACCATGCCATGTTCGTCGAACCGGCGCTTGCCCAAGGCCAGGAGTACCGCGACTTCTGGGCGCGGCTCGGGCGCGGTGAATTCGACGCCGGCCAATACCGGCGGCTGGGCAAGGGCGGCCGCGAGATCTGGATCCAGGCCTCCTACAACCCGGTGCTGGACGGCAACGGGCGTCCCTACAAGGTGGTGAAATTCGCCACCGACATCACCGCGCAGATGCAGCAGGCCGCCGACGTGTCCGGCCAGCTGGCGGCGATCAACAAATCGCAGGCGGTCATCGAATTCAGCCTGGACGGCCGCATCCTGTCGGCCAACGACAACTTCCTGGCGACCACCGGCTACACACTGGACGAAGTACGTGGCCAGCACCACGCCATGTTTGTGGAACCCGAGCACCGCCAGAGCCCGGACTACGCCCGGTTCTGGGAAAAGCTGGGCCGCGGCGAGTACGACGCCGGCCAGTACCGGCGCTTCGGCAAGGGCGGCCGCGAGGTGTGGATCCAGGCGTCGTACAACCCGATCCTGGACATGAACGGCCGCCCGTTCAAGGTGGTCAAGTACGCCACCGACATCACCGCCCAGGTGCGTGACAGCCTGGCCATGCAGCACGCCGTGGCGCAGACCCGCGAGGTGGTGGCCGCGGCCAAGGGCGGTGACCTCACCGGGCATATCGCCACCGAGGACAAGAACGGCCCGATCGCCGAGCTGTGCGAAGGCATCAATGCGCTGGTGGAGGCGATGGCCTCGATCATCGCGCAGATCAAGTTCGCCGCCGACACCATCGCGGTGGGCGCCAGCGAGATCGCCGAAGGCAACAGCGACCTGTCGGTGCGTACCGAGCAGCAGGCCGCATCGCTGGAAGAAACCGCGGTCTCGATGAAGGGCCTTACGGCCACCGTGCAGCAGACCGCCACCAACGCCCGCCAGGCCAGCGAGCTGGCCAGCGGCGCGGTGGACGTGGCCGCGCAGGGCGGCCATGTCGTGCATGAAGTGGTGTGCACGATGGCGCTGATCAACGAATCGTCGCGTCGGATCGTCGACATCATCGGTGTCATCGACGGCATCGCCTTCCAGACCAACATCCTGGCGCTCAACGCGGCGGTCGAAGCCGCGCGCGCCGGCGAGCATGGCCGCGGCTTTGCGGTGGTCGCCTCGGAGATCCGGTCGCTGTCGCAGCGCTCGGCGGGCGCGGCCAAGGAGATCAAGCAGTTGATCGCCGATTCGGTGGAGAAAGTCAGCGCTGGCACCGGCCAGGTCGAGAGTGCCGGCCGCACCATGGATGAGATCGTGGTCAACGTGAAGCGGGTCAGTGCGTTGATCAGCGAGATCAGTGCGGTGGCCCAGCAGCAGAGCGAAAGCATCGGGCAGATCCACCAGGCGGTCGACCACATCGACGAAGGCACCCAGCAGAATGCCGCGCTTGTGGAGGAGGCATCCGCCGCCGCGCGCAGCATGGAAGAGCAGGCTACCCAATTGCTGCAGACGGTGGCCGCGTTCCGGGTGGAGGCCGGTGCGGGAATCGCGCGGCAGGCCATCGCGGCAGCGGGACATGGCCAACCGGCGCTGCGGCTGGTGTAA